The following coding sequences are from one Rutidosis leptorrhynchoides isolate AG116_Rl617_1_P2 chromosome 11, CSIRO_AGI_Rlap_v1, whole genome shotgun sequence window:
- the LOC139874299 gene encoding heat shock 70 kDa protein 18-like — MSSKGGNVPSAIGIDLGTSYSCVAVWLHNRVEIIANDQGNRITPSCVAFNETERLVGDAAKNQASYNPTNTIFDVKRLIGRRASDKIVKEDIKLWPFKVVSGSDDKPKFAVTYKGKEKQFTAEEISSMILAKMKSVAETFLGSIVKKAVITVPAYFNDSQRNSTKNAAKFAGLEVLRIVNEPTSAAIAYSLDKKACIDGKMNVLVFDLGGGTFDVSVLTIDQKGVIEVKATGGDTHLGGGDFDNRMVNHFVQEFKRIHKEDISENLKAMGRLRFYCERAKRIVSNANETRIDIDYLFHGIDFTAKFTRVKFEGVNKDLFEKCIESVRNCLNDANMSKDSIDEVVLVGGSVRIPKIQELLQEFFNGKSLYQRINPDEAVAYGAGILAANLSDEMGDEDVKGLKLTDVTPLSLGVDCDGDVMLVLIPRNSPIPIKKERTIYTSYDNQTEVDISVYQGERSKSTENHFLGKISLFGLPSAPQGEVEISVCYEIDVDGILNVSARELSTGINKAIKITNDGNVSELEIQKMIEDVEGCKFEDEDEKKEADIIVIDDDDDDDDDDDDDDDDDDDDADDDEEEEVDEDMIEWYNGLGDVEQALVQIFGIMKFQYGPSIFGKEMRNADSLSGGLGVVDGDLVMMVSRSIHEEAEHVLTTGPIIPGSMIAAVPATDIVAAQPAYFRETPRERWTEAEAINESDEDEEIKDLEVQMALLTQRIKQKKFDYKKGTFDLKKAKCFKCGKIGHIAIDCWSKGEGGSNTNKSVDKARKYKLKYMKLKSEAEKSKNKEHEKALAKEIKGEKDVQVLANNRVACATIPANFANEGYEDLVLFMRNHPLK; from the exons ATGTCAAGTAAAGGCGGTAATGTCCCGTCCGCGATTGGTATTGATCTTGGAACTAGTTACTCTTGTGTGGCTGTTTGGCTGCACAATCGTGTTGAGATCATAGCAAATGATCAAGGAAACAGGATCACACCATCATGTGTTGCCTTCAATGAAACTGAACGTTTGGTTGGGGATGCTGCCAAGAACCAGGCTTCTTATAACCCTACCAATACCATCTTTG ATGTTAAGCGATTGATTGGAAGAAGAGCAAGTGACAAAATTGTTAAGGAAGACATAAAGTTGTGGCCTTTTAAGGTCGTGTCAGGGAGTGATGACAAGCCCAAATTTGCGGTCACATACAAGGGTAAAGAGAAACAATTCACTGCTGAAGAAATATCTTCCATGATTTTAGCAAAGATGAAATCAGTTGCTGAAACATTTCTTGGATCGATTGTTAAAAAAGCGGTTATTACAGTCCCTGCTTATTTCAATGACTCTCAACGAAACTCAACCAAAAATGCTGCAAAGTTTGCGGGACTCGAGGTTTTGCGCATCGTTAACGAGCCTACATCAGCTGCGATCGCTTATTCTCTTGACAAGAAAGCTTGTATTGATGGTAAGATGAATGTATTGGTTTTTGACTTGGGTGGTGGTACTTTTGATGTATCTGTTTTGACTATTGATCAAAAGGGAGTTATTGAGGTCAAAGCTACTGGCGGTGACACACATTTAGGaggtggggattttgataacaggATGGTTAATCATTTTGTTCAAGAATTTAAGAGGATACACAAAGAGGACATAAGTGAGAACCTAAAAGCTATGGGTAGGTTGAGGTTTTATTGTGAGAGAGCAAAGAGGATTGTTTCAAATGCTAATGAAACAAGAATTGATATTGATTACTTGTTTCATGGAATTGACTTTACTGCAAAGTTTACCAGGGTTAAATTTGAGGGGGTTAATAAGGACTTGTTTGAAAAATGCATCGAGTCGGTAAGAAATTGTTTGAATGATGCAAACATGAGTAAGGATAGCATCGATGAAGTGGTTCTTGTTGGTGGATCTGTTAGAATCCCAAAGATACAAGAGTTGTTACAAGAGTTTTTCAATGGGAAATCACTTTACCAAAGGATCAATCCTGATGAGGCTGTTGCGTATGGGGCGGGTATTCTAGCTGCAAATTTAAGTGACGAAATGGGCGATGAAGATGTGAAGGGTCTCAAGTTAACTGATGTCACTCCATTGTCACTTGGTGTTGATTGTGATGGTGATGTTATGCTCGTTTTGATTCCAAGAAACTCACCGATACCAATTAAGAAGGAAAGGACTATTTACACGTCTTACGATAACCAAACTGAAGTTGACATTTCAGTGTATCAAGGTGAGAGATCCAAGAGTACCGAGAACCATTTTTTGGGTAAAATTAGCCTTTTTGGCCTACCATCTGCTCCTCAGGGGGAAGTTGAGATTAGCGTATGCTACGAGATCGATGTTGATGGGATTCTTAACGTCTCGGCTAGAGAATTAAGTACTGGGATAAACAAGGCGATCAAGATAACTAATGATGGTAATGTGTCTGAACTAGAGATTCAGAAGATGATTGAAGATGTTGAAGGATGTAAGTTTGAGGATGAAGATGAAAAAAAAGAAGCAGACATAAttgttattgatgatgatgatgacgacgatgatgatgatgatgatgatgatgatgatgatgatgatgatgctgatgaTGATGAGGAGGAGGAGGTAGACGAGGATATGATTGAGTGGTATAATGGGTTAGGGGACGTAGAACAGGCTCTTGTCCAAATTTTTGGAATAATGAAATTTC AATATGGTCCTTCCATTTTTGGAAAGGAAATGAGAAATGCTGATTCTTTGAGTGGTGGTTTAGGTGTTGTTGATGGCGATTTAGTGATGATGGTTTCAA GATCTATTCATGAAGAAGCTGAGCATGTTCTTACAACAGGACCCATTATTCCTGGTTCTATGATAGCTGCTGTTCCTGCCACAGATATTGTTGCTGCTCAACCTGCCTATTTTCGTGAAACACCAAGAGAAAGGTGGACTGAAGCAGAAGCTATCAA tgaatctgatgaagatgaggagatcAAAGATTTGGAAGTTCAgatggctcttttgactcaaaggattAAGCAGAAAAAGTTTGATTATAAGAAGGGTACTTTTGATCTAAAGAAAGCTAAATGCTTTAAGTGTGGCAAGATAGGACACATAGCTATTGATTGCTGGTCTAAGGGTGAAGGAGGTTCAAATAccaacaagtctgttgacaaagcaagaaagtataaGCTCAAGTACATGAAGTTAAAGAGTGAAGCAGAAAAATCAAAGAACAAAGAACATGAAAAggcttt